In the Rhodothermaceae bacterium genome, GCTCATCGCCGGTCCTGAACTGGCCAAACATCATAGACGGTGGCTTGAGACCGTAATCGGTCATCAGCATCGTGTGCGTTCCCGTGAAATGAACGCTCCCGTCTTCCTGACTGACTCCTTCCACGGGAATCAGGATCTCTTGGGTTGTTGCCGCAATGGTCAGATTTCCTGTCGCGTTGAGCGTGAATGTACCGTCATCTGACGCAGCAAAATCTGACACGGATGCAAGCTCATATACAATCTCTGGATGCTCGTTAGCTTTGAGCGCCCCATACATACCCCGATCCATAATCGGGCTTTTTCTGCTTTTCATCAT is a window encoding:
- a CDS encoding YceI family protein; its protein translation is MPSLNLRLLAYVLVLALVLVAPVYAQTTEYTIASESNLYVDGTSNSTPEWRVYATQIDGTLSMDEEGSVVSVQLVVPSKMMKSRKSPIMDRGMYGALKANEHPEIVYELASVSDFAASDDGTFTLNATGNLTIAATTQEILIPVEGVSQEDGSVHFTGTHTMLMTDYGLKPPSMMFGQFRTGDELVITFELIAVPGE